CTCCTCGTGTAAGAGTGCTGgtgaaggctgaggcaagggccCAGAAAGATTGAGGGACAAAGACAGGAGCGCCCGCATTGCGCATCTGCCAGGCTGGAGGTGTATTCATTATTGATGGAGGTAGTGCAGTTGCTGCTCAGATATGCAGCCCTGCCTGGGTAAATGAGACATTCTTCAGCAAATTGCTTCGTTTTTTGATTGCTGATTGTACGCGTGTCACCAAGCTGACTCAAGGTTCATCGATGCATGCTCAGTAAATTAGAAAGAACATAACTATGGATCAGCCAAGAGAATGAATTCTGTGCCTACAATGACCCAGGGCCATTtaattttctgcttaattttgttGCAGTCAGTTTGCATTTTGGGTTATTATGCAGTAGGAAATTaacaataaataacaaatttggTCCTCCTGTGCTTGTAAtgatatttttataaatctttGTAATGCTGTTTTTAAAAGGATCAAGGTCTGTGCCAGTCTGATACTCCAGCAAGTATGTGAGGAGGAAAATGCATTATTCTTGCTAGATAACCTTGTTGTTAAATAGCATAggggttctttctctctctctctttctcatatcttattaatatttttgctttaaactaaaatcccttcctctctttctcagaTAACCTGAGGACAATGGATGCTGATGAGGGTCAAGACATGTCCCAAGTTTCAGGTGAGACCTTATGAGATAGCTGTGTGGGAAGTTCATGAGAAAAGCTTCCCTGGGGCCAGAAGTCAGAGTGCTTGGTATGCTCATGGGGGAGGAATAGGGGCTATTCTGCAAAAGAAAAGACCATGATGGAATTTGCCTGAGTGTTTCCTTCACCTGTTACAAATTATCTCACTTTGAGCTGAACAGAAAGCCTCCAAGATGAAATTAGTTTTACTGTtaaacttcaggaaaaaaaaatgggaagagttaaatacatttttgtacTGTTGGAAGGAAAAATGGCTGATTGGTTTAAAACCCAAACACATGCCAATGATGGtacttagagagagagagagaagcttgaAAAACATAATTGTTGGGCACAGTCATGACTATTTGTTCATTAAGCATGGACACAACATTGCTCCCCTTTGCCATATATCTTTTCAAGCCGTATTGGATATAGCTCTTCTCATCCAGGAGACCCAGGAAGTGGAGAAGTCTGTAGTAGGAAAAGCCTAAGGGTAGGTCACAGACTGTGACCATTTGGCAGCACTGAGGGTGGACGGCGAGCCAGtccaacaaaaccaacaaaaccgCACAGTTCCCCAGTGCATGGACATAGGAAGACAGCTTTCTATCTGGCCCTGTATCCAGAGGCGTCAGCCCCAGTAGCAGCTTTCATGGACTTTGGGGTTTttggtatttcatatttttgagcCTCACAGACTCACAGCCAGCCCCAGAGGCTGACTTCTATTTGAGAAAGTTCTCAGTGGCACCTTGCCTTGGCTGAGCGCCCTCGTGTTTTGAAGTTTCTATGGGATTCTACAAGTCGGTGCTCCTGATGAAGACCAGGACCTATGTGTGGCTGCTCCCCTGCTTGGTGGTTTCCCTGGAGAAGGTGCAGGAGAGGATCTTCTGAGTTCCATGGAACTGGAGATAGATCTGCCAATCACAGGCTTCCTTCTCCACCACTCCTCAGCCGCTCTATTCATGTTTCAGGTTTTGGACTTAAGCTCTCCCAGGTgcaaagaacaaacaaaaggctagcttatttttcttttagagttaGGCTTCATATTTATTACAATATATTTGCCACATTCTTTGTGTAATTCTCACatttatatcttaaatataattCTCACGAATGAGAattatataattctttttgtatATCATTGAatattttcacttaatttttaatttttttaatcgaCACAAAATAATTGTGTACATAGACACAAAATAATTGGGTACATAGAGATGTTGTGATATATACAATGTATAGTAATTGGATCAGGTAAATcagcatattcatcatctcaaacatttatcatttctttgtattaggaACATTCGACAtcttccttctagctatttgaaactatatattattgttaactacagtcatcctGCAATGgtgtagaacactagaacttattcttcctacctagctgtaattttgtctcctttaacaaatctctccctatctTCCACTCCCCCGACCTTTCCAGCCTCTATTAGCCTCTGTCCTACTTTCTACCTGTAATGATGACAGTAGCATTTGTTAGtttccacatgtgagtgagaacatgtggctttTTAACTTTTAGAATGTGGTGTTCAGGCACTTCATGGTACAGTTGGTAAAAGTGAAAATGTGTCCAAAAGTTTGTgattatctatataaacaaaaatGGTATAAATCCAAATATCAATTTTGCATTGAAGAACTTACCTTAGAGGTATATTCTCACAAGTGCACAGAGCATTTAAGCatttgttcactgcagcattgttatcagtattttaaaactatGGTACGTCCATGTACTTCCACATACAGCTCTTAAAAATAAGGAGGATATGAATGAACTAGTATGAAAAGAAGTCCAAATACATGTGAAAGTGAGAATAGCATGGTTCTGGATGGTATGCAAAGTATGATCTcgttcttttaaaagaaaataaattacatacacatacatattttctaTATGCTTGCGCATAACGTTTAGGAAAATTCTTGGGTGATATTTATTAACCTGGACTTCCTTTTGGAAGATTGATGGTAGAAGGAAGgggatgagttagggaagaggaggaggagaaggaaaactTTGCTTTTCATCTTCTACCTCTTAgcattatttgaatttattttccttaagcGTTTACTTTGTTTCGTaaacaaaaaagcacaaaaacaaaaaacgagttaaatgggaaaaaaagcagTTTAGCTCTTTATAGCCTCTCATTTGGCTTTGCCAgcctctcactgcagcctcggagAGCTGGTCTGGGAAACACTGGTAGATGAGGACTGTAATCCTCACTCATGGAAGAGGATCTCATTCACTGGGTTTGCTGACTGTGACTAGAAGTGATTAGAGTGTCAAAAAACCCAAGCATGTTAAAAATTTCCAGAGGCCAAAAAGATGCTTTCATTGTTCTGCTCTTCTTTTCCTTGTCACTTTCACTTTGGGTAGCTTCTAAATTGGTATTTTGCATGGTGCATTTAAAGAAAATGAGACCCCTTTGGCCAATGCAGGGGTCTACACTCTGATATTCTAGAGTCAAAGCTGAATGCTGACACCTAGGAATTCATTTCTAGAATGTTTATATAAGGAATAGCCCCTCAGTATTCTGATCTCGTATCTTAGTAACGAAACTATAACAAAAGCCTGATTCTCCTCTGGTAGTTTTCTTGTCTTTACCATAATACAAAATAAGTAATTTGTTCTGCACCCTGACTGTTCAAAGGATAGGGTAGCTGGGGGCGGGGACAAGAATGGAGACCTTATTACATAAGACTTCCTGAAAaaggaaactctgtttttgtttgaAATGATTTGGTCTGAAATTTAGTTTGTGTACACTTACCAAAGGGATTCCTATTTCTAAAACACTCATAGTGCTTTTGATTCCTGTTAACCTTTGAGCACTCTACGTAATGATGAGAGCACTTAAAGAGTCATGTCACTTTCAGTAAAGAATCAAAGGATACTTTTTCTACTTCTTCGAGTTTGATCTCTGCTTCTCCAGTTAAAACcagtatatttttttcatttctaaagttGGAAGAAATGACAGTTAGGTATGGCATAAGGATGTACATTTAACCAAATAGGAGTTGACATTCTTGGTAAGAAATCTTATCAAGATTACGTTATAGATTATAAGAAATCTTATCACGAATATGTCCCTAAATCATATTTCCCATAAAATACTAAAGTATCAGCAATTTCATAGGATTCAACCTAATGTATGCGAAATGCTAGATAAACAGATAAATACTTAATATCTGGCTTTTTTTCAAAGCACTGGGTTATTTGTTCCTTGAGATTTATCCTAAATGTGGGCTATACCCTGGTTTACAGTGTCTCACAGATGTGTAGTAGTAGACACTCCATAAGTGTTTACTGACTTGAATCCACAGGGTACTGAGAAAATGCTACTGATAGACTTGGAGGAGAGCATATCTAAAGCAAGCTACCCTTTCCTTTAGGGCACGTCTCACTAATTCTTTGGGTAAAgcgtatttttctttcttttgtgtttttggcAGTCTTTCCAAAAATACGTGTTATACCTTTGCattattttttggtttggtttctaaAGAAAGAGTCAGCCGGTGGGAAAGTGAAGGATGTGGGAACTGAGAGACCTGCATCAGcatcccacctctacctcccacgATGGGACCTGAGACAGTTATTTTTGCCTCCTGGACCACTATAGTATCATCTGTAACAGGAGGGACTTGAGCCAGTTGATCTCTAAGGTTCCTCTGGCACCTGTGACCCTAAATAGATATTGGATATTGGTTTAATGCTATTTGTAGTGTGGTTTTTTGGGGATATGGAAACCAGAAGTTTGTTtccataaacataaacataaacataaactgTATATATCTAAAGGATATGGAAACCTTTAGATAAATATAATCTGCTTACATAAAGAAGGTTTGTATATATTGCAGTGTCAATGGGAATATTTTATCAAGTTAAGCCTAGTAAATCACATTGATTAAATGCTTTGTATTTACCAAACATTACCCAAAGTGTTTTCTCATTTCAACCTCACAAGGACCCACAGAAGAAAATACAGTTATCATTTCCAACCTTCAGGGAGCTGAGACACAGAGAATTTAAGCAACTGACCGGAAGTCCAATAGGGAGTCAGAGATTGCTCTGGGGTGTGATCCCCACTTGGACCCTAGAGTGGAAGCTTCTCCACTACTTTATAGAGTTGAGATTCTATATTTTGAGCTTGTATTTACCCAGAGAATTATATCCTCTTGGGCAATTGTATATAATAAAACCTCATGCATTTAGGAGAGGGGGGATGACAGAACTTTGTTGAGTGAATTATAATCTACTTGAGAAATTATTTGCTTACAGTTTATAAGCTAATTATACCATATctcatccagttttcccagaacacTTCTCATAGGTAATGCTTTATTTGAAACACAGGCCATAGGTAAGTTAagtgtaaatatgtatttttataatttaaccagaagtttatttcatttttctaaataagtGAAATTGTATTGCATCTTCTAAATTATTCTATTTAAACACTTGATGTCTTGCTGTCTCCATCTCTGTGTGTTTGCATGTCATTGTACATGTTCTTAGGAAAAGTGTGGGAGCTTGATGCAATATATACCTTATGTTTCTATGTACATATAGTTTACCAAATAATACCATAAATTTACCTAGCATATTAGAATCCatgcacattatttttattttatcttcaccGCAACCCTGTGGGATAGACCAAAATCATGCTTTTCAGCCTCCTTTTTCCACTTGAGGAAAGGAGTCTTAAAAAGGGGACCAGTCTCATGTTCCCATTCGTTTTACAACTAATTGGTCAAGCCAGAAAGCCAGAACTATGTCCTGGGTCACTAACTCCTAGTCACTGTGTGTTAGTATTTGAGATGCCTGTTGGCTTgatttagtcatttattttttagtgttttataatccttgcatacttttacattttaaatggttaaCCAGGCAAATTGGTTTAAAATCAGTGCATAAAAATACTGTGCCTATCATGATGGGTTTCATGAAGTGATAACTTTTCATCGTGGAGATCCTTAGCTGTCACAGAAGATGAGGGGCCCTGGGTACAGAGGCTCATGTGAGGGATGAAAGTCTCAGCAGCCTGGACTCACACTTTGGGGCTTTTAGGCAAATCAGACAGCCTCTTAAGAACTATCACTGAGTTCAGGCAAGGCGAGCTTGAATTAACACAGGGCCCTTGGTGGGCATGTGAATATATCTGACTTCGCTGCCATCCAGTTCTGACTCTTTACTAGATGCCCCTGTACATACCAAGACTGATTTTTTATTCTCCCTTCTCCCCATGTGGTTTCTTCTGCATAGAGAGTTCCTATTGATCAGTCTGACCCATGGTATCTTAGAATTGCGATCCCTACTGTTTcattattcctttttctcccccatgttgaaaaaaataaacgtCCTGAGATGCAAGATCAGGGACACTGGAGCACTGACATTTAGTTCAGTGCAGGAACTGAAGGCAGATGTAATTCTTAGGAAGCATACCTGTTATTATGAACCATCCTCAACAAATTCTAGTGGATCTTGTTTTCTCATAGATACAgcagttaaattttttaataaaagtaactAAGAGTTATTTGGATGTGTTTTAGCATGCACTGAGCAGAAAGTACGACATTTCTTCACTGGGTAAGTCCTGATTCTTTATGATCCTCGTTTGGTTCCAGGGCCCCATGCATCTAAGGGCGTCTCAGAGCATCCTGCAGTGCTCCAGCGTGATCGCAGGGAAAAGCTATAGGAGGAAAAGAGTCAATAAAGTTTAGTTTCTcaacctcccacctccaccccataATAATGACAGCTGGTTAATCATGAGACACGTGCACACCCCACACGCCCTGTACATGTTTACTCATTGGGATAGCATGTCAGGCCAGGAGGCTCCATGGTCATTTCTATGAAGGTACTTTAGCAGGTCTTCAAGAAGGCAAGTGGCCTGGGTCCCTGCCTCCCCAAATTGCAAGGTCCCCGCTTTATGTAGGAGACCTATGTGTATATTACAGTTCTGTGTAagattattttgttattcttacccccacacccaccccccccaccccccgctgccaccaaaaaaaaaaaaaaagtattcctctGACAACCTTCATAAAGTCCTGGGAGTTTGAACACCATTGCTCTAGGAagtcatcttatacaaaaataagaGTTGTGAGGTGGTTCATATACCTCCTGCGTTCTCCTGTTTGGAGTTTTTCCCCATTTATGAAAGAGGTGAAAACGCTAAGATATTTAGCAATTAttactttaaacattttctatttataggcctggcgcagtggctcatgcctgtaatcccagcgcttgggaggccaaggcaggcagattgcgaggtcaggagatcaagaccatcttggctaacacggtgaaaccctgtctctactaaaaaaatacaaaaatttagttgggcatggtgggggatacctgtggtcccagctgctggggaggctgagacaggagaatggcttgaacctgggaggccgagcttgcagtgagccaagatcgtgccactgcactccagcctgggtgacagagcaagactctgtctcaaaaaaaaaaaaaaaaaaaaaaattctatttacagCAGTGAAAATAGTAGTGACTTAATGCACATTGCCAAGGCTTTAGCATAACATGAGCACTTTCACTCAATGTCTCTCTggccttttgtttttccttgggAAATTCTTATAATCCTGCTCCGTCTTTAACTATTCATTTTGTATTGGCTATCCAAATATACCCAATAATGCTCTTTCTGAAAATATGCCAATTGTGGTAGTTACAGCTAAGCTGGAATATTAAATTGTGTTGTCCGTTTTCCAGAGAATGAAGTAGTATTCCCCAGAGCTTAGGCTTGGTGCCTGTGCAggttctattttaaatattccagGAAGGGTTGTTTTATATACTGAGGATGATTTTGCTGGTCTTGCCAGTCATCTGAAATGCTGGTATTACTCTTGTGGAAGGTTTATTCAAACAAACAAGGACATTTCACACAATACCTAGTCATGTTTTTCAGACATTTTAATGTTTGGTTCATCATTTGCACACACTCTCAAAAATCTAGGTTTGTCTATGTGTTCATATCATTTTGCCTGTTGCCAGCTCAGTCAGCAGGCACACTCTCCCAGGCTGTTGCTGTTTTGTTAGACTTCTTCAGGACCTTCATCTAAAATGGTCTTCCACACGTAGCTATACTGCATAAGTTCACATCATCTGTTTCTTGCTTGTGGGTTGTGTCTCAACTCAAGTTTAAGTTAGATTTGGAAGGGCGGAAACTATAGGAGTTGCAGCTTCAGTGGAGAAAAGGGCATTTCCTACTAGTTATGGCTTCCCAAGGAAGGTTAGATTCCTCAGAGTAGGAGTGATTCCCCAATGCTAGAACCTTTGGTCAAATATAATTCTAATCCAGTGAAAATAAATACAGGTATTCTGTAAAACCCGATTTCATTTTGTAAATCCTACTTTGCATAGTAtaagcaatttttgtatttgtgcggattatattttattttcctatttcaaaGAGAAGAATTTGTGTTAGCAGACTCCCTTTGCATGCGGAGAGGGGATCATTTTCCCAGTAGGCATGgggttcccttccattccttgtCCAGTCTTCTTTTCCCCACTAAGTTAAGTCATACTAAGCAGCTGGTAAGATATTCCCTGGTTCTTGCAAAGAAAGTGAGCAGATGGCAGAATGTATAGCTCTGAGCAGAATACCTGGTGTGGTATCCTTAAACACAAATTGACAGGAGGATGTGGTGCGGCAAGCTCATTGTGGGAGTAAATTGGAATAAGCTTACAGGGGGAAAAGTTGACAAAAGATAGGAAGAACCTTAAAAATATAGATGCCTTTTACGCAGTGATAAAATGTCTAGATATTTATACTGTGGTGATTATTAGGAATATGTGCAAAGATTGGCTATTAGGATGTTCATTACAGTGttgtttaataattataaaaggaCAGAAAGCAATGTGGActcaaaaataggaaaagaatttaaataaatcCTAGTGTACCcgttataaatgaaattatggaAATATGAccctgagcatggaaatatgtacatgagAATGTCTAAAAGCTAgttcattttgaaaaacaaaataatgtcacCTCatattatttatagtatataaagaTGATTTTAAGAGTGGCAGTGTCTGGGATTATCGGTGATTGTATTTCTTCCCTTTTGCACATCTATGTTCTCTCATTTGTATTGTGCGGGGAGAAATGactttttttataaaaagaaaaaggtatatgCATCCCAGCAGAGAAGCACTGGCTCCACCCAGTACCTGCCTCCTCATGTCACCCTCTCAAGCCAAAAGCCTGGGGAAGCCCAGGCACCTTGACCATGACCACCCGAGACTCACACTTCTTCTTTCTCATCAGGGAAGGAAAGCCCCCCTGTAAGCGATACTCCAGATGAGGGCGATGAGCCCATGCCGATCCCCGAGGACCTCTCCACCACCTCGGGAGGACAGCAAAGCTCGAAGAGTGACAGAGTCGTGGGTAAGTGGGTCACCAGTGGCCTCTGTGCCTGTGAAACCTTtatctctttgtatttttccaaGACAGTAATGAAGGGATGCAAGTCATTTTGTCCATTGTGTTCCCTCAACTGGCATATTAAAGGAATATGGCACAAAGATCAGCAGGATGGGGGTCCTCTGGTGTGTGGGAGGATGGACACTCACAGGCCAGCATGGCCGTGAGAGCCACACACCCCGCAAAATGTCCAAGTTGAGGAGCAATCCTGCCCAGGGACGCGTCTCTGTCACTGTCCTCTGTCCTCACTGCACTTGCAGGAATATCAAATGTTATGGATTGTAGATCGTGAAAATTACACACTTACGTGTTTTGGCAACAGTGCTCTTCAGTGTTTGGGGTTAGAAGAAGCCACATCTGGCCATTTTATGTTATCCCTCTAATCTCTAGTTCTTAAATTTCAGATTTAACTGAAAATAGAAAGTTTCataaatggtaatttttaaatgttagaaaaaaatcgAAGCACACATTTCCATAAAAAAGTGTGTGTGGAACCATCTGCAACTCCACTGGTTAACTTACACATGTGACAGTTTGTGTTTGGAAAACTTCACCCACCCTCTTTATTTCAAGAAACCAAAGACTGAGAGAAGTTCAGTGAATTAACCAAGGTCAAATGACAGAgtcagaattgaactgaatttCTGACTGAAAGACTAGTTCTCGCTCTATTGTACCATGTTCTAATGAGCTAATGAGTCAACAGTTCCCTGGAAtacctgttttcttctttaaaaagagaaagagctgtGATACTGAGAGCTACCTATTGGCATAAAAGAATATGAAGGACATACAGGTAAAATGAGGTAGACTGGATCAATGTGGGTCAGCTACTTAAGCCCCCATAGCCAAGGAGGGAACATGTATGTAAAATTCTCAGGCTTATGAGAATCACCTCAACTGTCTGTCTATAGGACATCCTAATGCAATAATGGGAAAATGTGATAACTGAATTTTATCTACATgtatagaaaacatattttgggccaggcacggtggctcaagcctgtactcccagcactttgggaggccaaagcgggtggatcacgaggtcaggaaatcgagaccatcctggctaacacggtgaaaccccgtctctactaaaaatacaaaaaattagccgggcgtagtggtgggcgcctgtagtcccagctactcgggaggctgaggcaggagaatggcgtgaacccgggaggcggagcttgcagtgagccgagattgcgccactgcactccagcctgggtgacagagccagactccatctcaaaaaaaaaaaaaagaaaaagaaaacatattttgtatgttttttatgtGTCTTAGAAACCAAGTGGACTAGGTataatggttctttttttttaactcagcagCACAGTTAATGGCACAAACAGATAAAGATGGTGGCTAAAGCCATTTGATGTAGATGAATCCAGAAAACAAGTacatttatgaattattttaccCTATTGGAAAATGGCTACTATATGTGGAAAGTagaggggaagagaaaggaactTGTGGATTATCTACTCTATTCTACCAAAGAAAGATACATATATCATTTCAGGGTTTTCCAAAGTTGGGATGCAAATGATcatgtttcattttaatttatgtatttatttttgagattgtCTTCTATGTATTGCAGGTGATACTGGTTTTACCATGCACTGTACCACTACGAGGGTTCCTTTCAAAACACattcatataaattaaaaaatcagtttaaataaaaacatcaagTCAATAGCAGTACATAGATATGATAAAAGTTTGCAAAAGTGGCACAGAAATAGTCATTGGGTGGTGATGTTCCCTGATTTTTTTAGTCCCTGAAGCACCCAGCGCCAAGGGTACTGTTCTTCCTGCTTAACGCAGGAGCAAACAGATGCTCACACCCTGCCCAAGAACACAGAGGCTCAGGGACTGAACCAGAAGAAGTGATCCATTAGCCGTGTAAATGAACAGAGAGCCTGGATGTCAGAGTGAGGACGCCAGCTCGGGTCGCTGTGGAGAAAGAGATGGGCTCTCCCTGGAATCTCTGCACCTGCCCTTAGAGGCTGTGAGCCATGGTGGCTGGGGCATCTTTAGAGAACTGAAAGTCAGGCCGATTCCTGGAGAGTGAAGAATAGCACACGTGCCTTCAAAACAGTGTCAGTATCCTGTCCCTTATGGACATCATATTGTTGGTGGGTTTTCCTGGGTGGGAGATCACCCAGTATCTGGTTGGCATTACTGATGGGTTCCCAGAGCTGTCTCTTGGGTCAAAGTCCTGCCCTCGGTCCCAGCTGCCCCCAGCACTGGTGTCACCTTGGAGTCAGGGGCGGGTTTGTCATAGCCCATGGGTCCTGGCCCTGCCCTTTATCATGTTTGACATGATTTTCAGTCTACTTTTCCTTCAGGAtgtaatttagaaaatatgatttcagtattgtgaaatttaaaaaccctagaaaaccTCTTTGCTTGGCTTGTAAATAGCAGTTGATGCAGCCCTGTGGACAGGCGGGAACAGCCGTGTGACGTGGGCACTGAGATGATTTGGGAGAATGAATGTTCCTCAGTGGGGCTAGAGGCCACAGGAGTGATAAGTTActataaagaaagcaaaaaagatgCAAAAGCCCACATGACAAACCAGGCACGACACGAAGGAGAGGCTTGAGAAGAGGAagtgaaggagggagaggattccACAAGACCGAAGTGCCCAAGGAGACATGGAGGGAAGAGAGGGCTCTTCACAGAGCTGAGTTTAGAGACCACCCTCCATGGTTCTGGAAGGAAACCAGCCGGCTTTCATATGTGGTGACAGGCTGTTCATTAATTTGTAGTGTATAGcattaaataaatgaagtatgTAGAGAACATTAGGAAACAATATAAAAAGGTAGGGGAATTCGTGGATAAAGGGAATAACCTGGGTACCATATTTCATCACATTATTCCATGGGAATAAGTCATCAGTGCAAAGGACTGTAAAGAGTGCACAGCAGGAAATGAAAAGACAGAAGCAGTGGGCCCGGGAGGAGGAAATGGAGTTGCTGAAACGCAGGGTGAGCAGCAGGGGCGGAGAGTGCCCTGTGGGTAAGGCACACCTCAGAAGGGACAGGTCCAGGCCCTCTCCTCACTGGCCTGGAGCTTCTGGCAAGGTTTTTCTTCTCTGAGCCTTACTTTCCTCTTTTGAAGGTGGCAATAGCAACTGAACCTGCATCACAGAATGGCCTTGAGGGTTAGATGGAACATATATAGACATAATTTGTTGAAGACAGAGTAGCAAAGA
This genomic interval from Gorilla gorilla gorilla isolate KB3781 chromosome 6, NHGRI_mGorGor1-v2.1_pri, whole genome shotgun sequence contains the following:
- the IKZF1 gene encoding DNA-binding protein Ikaros isoform X12, which produces MDADEGQDMSQVSGKESPPVSDTPDEGDEPMPIPEDLSTTSGGQQSSKSDRVVVTYGADDFRDFHAIIPKSFSLLEL